Proteins from a single region of Labedella gwakjiensis:
- the proB gene encoding glutamate 5-kinase — protein MTLADRSAVRAARRVVVKVGSSSISGENSGAIEPLVDAMASAHSRGTEIILVSSGAIATGMPFLRLSSRPTDLATQQAAAAVGQNLLVNRYQQSLDRFGIVAGQVLLTAGDLENATHRSNAQRAMERLLGLRILPIVNENDTVATHEIRFGDNDRLAALVSILVQADALVLLSDVDAIYTRPPAEPGAERITTVIDDSDLDAVTFGESTSGVGTGGASTKVSAARLAASSGTGVLVTSTARVAEALDGADIGTWFRPTPRSS, from the coding sequence ATGACGCTCGCTGACCGATCGGCGGTGCGGGCGGCGCGCCGCGTCGTCGTGAAGGTGGGGTCGTCGTCGATCAGCGGGGAGAACTCCGGAGCGATCGAACCCCTCGTCGACGCCATGGCGTCCGCCCACTCGCGAGGCACCGAGATCATCCTCGTGTCATCGGGCGCCATCGCGACGGGGATGCCGTTCCTCCGGCTGTCGTCCCGACCGACGGATCTCGCCACCCAGCAGGCTGCGGCAGCGGTCGGACAGAACCTCCTCGTCAACCGGTACCAGCAGAGCCTCGACCGGTTCGGCATCGTCGCCGGGCAGGTCCTCCTCACCGCCGGTGACCTCGAGAACGCGACGCACCGCAGCAACGCGCAGCGGGCAATGGAGCGTCTCCTCGGTCTCCGCATCCTTCCGATCGTGAACGAGAATGACACGGTCGCGACGCACGAGATCCGTTTCGGTGACAACGACCGGCTCGCGGCGCTGGTGTCGATCCTCGTCCAGGCGGACGCCCTCGTCCTCCTGAGCGACGTCGACGCCATCTACACCCGTCCTCCGGCTGAGCCCGGTGCCGAACGCATCACCACCGTGATCGACGACTCGGACCTCGACGCCGTCACGTTCGGCGAGTCCACGAGCGGGGTCGGAACAGGGGGAGCGTCGACGAAGGTCAGCGCCGCCCGTCTGGCTGCGTCCTCGGGCACGGGTGTTCTCGTGACGTCGACTGCGCGTGTCGCAGAGGCCCTCGACGGGGCCGACATCGGTACGTGGTTCCGGCCGACGCCTCGGTCGTCCTGA
- a CDS encoding DUF4395 domain-containing protein, whose protein sequence is MPQKPPSRPIDVRAPRFVGGYTFVLAVIVLLVALLRPLEESITARLAGPEFLLLIVLWASFGAGTVFGNGAHPFAAVFRTVIRPHLGPADVEDPRPPRFALLVGFVISTIGLVLHAAGVPFGLAVAAAFIVIASFLQAFVGFCLGCQVYLVLIRAGFIRPKTPIAT, encoded by the coding sequence ATGCCCCAGAAACCGCCGTCTCGTCCGATCGATGTCCGCGCCCCTCGGTTCGTCGGGGGGTATACGTTCGTCCTCGCCGTGATCGTCCTGCTCGTGGCGCTCCTCCGTCCTCTGGAAGAAAGCATCACGGCCCGCCTCGCCGGCCCAGAGTTCCTGCTCCTCATCGTCCTCTGGGCGTCCTTCGGGGCTGGAACGGTATTCGGCAACGGAGCGCATCCATTCGCGGCCGTCTTCCGGACGGTCATCCGGCCTCACCTCGGACCAGCCGATGTGGAGGACCCGCGCCCGCCCCGCTTCGCTCTGCTCGTCGGCTTCGTGATCTCGACCATTGGACTCGTACTCCACGCTGCGGGCGTGCCCTTCGGCCTCGCCGTGGCCGCGGCATTCATCGTGATCGCGTCGTTCCTGCAGGCGTTCGTGGGCTTCTGCCTCGGTTGCCAGGTCTATCTCGTCCTGATCCGCGCCGGCTTCATCCGCCCGAAGACCCCGATCGCCACCTGA
- the nadD gene encoding nicotinate-nucleotide adenylyltransferase, translating into MAETRRPRIGVMGGTFDPIHHGHLVAASEVATSFDLDEVVFVPTGQPWQKTVVTESEHRYLMTVIATAANPRFTVSRVDIDRDGPTYTIDTLRDLAAARPDADLFFITGADAIAQILNWKNVEELWSLAHFVAVSRPGHALSVSGLPSRRVSLLEVPALAISSTDCRSRVSRGFPVWYLVPDGVVQYITKHHLYRSST; encoded by the coding sequence GTGGCTGAGACGCGTCGCCCGCGGATCGGGGTGATGGGCGGAACCTTCGACCCGATCCACCACGGCCACCTCGTGGCTGCGAGCGAGGTCGCGACGTCCTTCGATCTCGATGAGGTCGTCTTCGTCCCCACCGGTCAGCCCTGGCAGAAGACGGTCGTCACGGAGAGCGAGCATCGCTACCTGATGACCGTCATCGCGACGGCAGCGAACCCGCGCTTCACGGTCAGCCGGGTCGACATCGATCGCGATGGTCCCACATACACGATCGACACGCTTCGCGATCTGGCTGCTGCGCGACCGGATGCCGACCTGTTCTTCATCACCGGGGCCGATGCCATCGCGCAGATCCTCAACTGGAAGAACGTCGAAGAATTGTGGTCGCTCGCCCATTTCGTCGCCGTGAGCAGGCCAGGACACGCGCTGTCCGTTTCGGGATTGCCGAGCAGGCGCGTAAGCTTGCTGGAAGTTCCGGCCCTGGCGATATCGTCGACGGACTGTCGGAGCCGGGTGAGCCGGGGGTTTCCGGTCTGGTATTTGGTTCCTGATGGCGTCGTCCAGTACATCACCAAACACCACTTGTATCGGAGTAGCACATGA
- the rsfS gene encoding ribosome silencing factor has translation MTATIEAREMLAIAADAASSKSAEDLVALDVSEPLPLVDIFLLATGRNERNVVAIADEIEDRLIASGTKAVRREGKAEGRWILLDFGDLVVHVFHEEERLYYSLERLWKDCPVVPIPETAAMTGAVSPDSPTA, from the coding sequence ATGACCGCAACAATCGAAGCCCGCGAGATGCTCGCGATCGCCGCCGACGCGGCGTCGTCGAAGTCCGCCGAGGACCTCGTCGCCCTCGACGTGTCCGAACCCCTGCCGCTCGTCGACATCTTCCTGCTCGCCACGGGCCGGAACGAGCGCAACGTCGTCGCCATCGCCGACGAGATCGAGGATCGTCTCATCGCGTCGGGAACGAAGGCCGTGAGGCGGGAGGGCAAGGCCGAGGGACGCTGGATCCTCCTCGACTTCGGAGATCTCGTCGTCCACGTCTTCCACGAGGAGGAGCGGCTGTACTACTCGCTCGAGCGCCTCTGGAAGGACTGCCCGGTCGTCCCGATTCCCGAAACAGCGGCGATGACCGGAGCCGTGTCTCCCGATTCGCCCACCGCTTGA
- a CDS encoding dihydrofolate reductase family protein, with product MGRILFDTATSINGWIADEAGSLDWLFAVENGDTPDEELFPSGATVLVEGSSTYEWLLAEQDILAHPEKWREFHGEKTTFVFTSRSLPVPEGADIRFVSGSVADILPEIRRVAGDGDIWVVGGGDLAGQFLDADALDEIALSVAPVALTGGAALFPRRVEADRLRLVSATAVGQFARLVYTVRGTAPQNDPTEPR from the coding sequence ATGGGACGAATCCTCTTCGACACGGCGACGAGCATCAATGGGTGGATAGCCGACGAGGCCGGCTCGCTGGACTGGCTCTTCGCCGTGGAGAACGGTGATACCCCGGATGAGGAGCTCTTCCCCTCCGGCGCAACCGTCCTCGTGGAAGGTTCGAGCACCTACGAATGGCTTCTGGCCGAGCAGGACATCCTGGCTCATCCGGAGAAGTGGCGTGAATTCCACGGCGAGAAGACGACGTTCGTGTTCACTTCGCGATCACTGCCCGTGCCGGAGGGGGCGGACATCCGCTTCGTCTCGGGTTCCGTCGCCGACATCCTGCCCGAGATCCGCCGCGTCGCCGGCGACGGGGACATCTGGGTCGTGGGCGGAGGCGACCTCGCCGGGCAGTTCCTCGACGCCGACGCTCTCGACGAGATCGCACTCTCGGTCGCTCCGGTCGCGTTGACGGGCGGAGCAGCGCTGTTCCCGCGTCGCGTCGAAGCCGACCGTCTGCGGCTCGTCTCGGCGACCGCGGTCGGCCAATTCGCCCGCCTCGTCTACACGGTGAGGGGGACCGCGCCGCAGAACGACCCGACGGAGCCGCGGTGA
- a CDS encoding glutamate-5-semialdehyde dehydrogenase, giving the protein MTEVTVETSLLERFHAARAASIALATTTGLERSTALLAIADAIDARTDDIVDANGLDLANGRENGLSTALLDRLSLSPERVASLSASVREIAALPDPLGQTVRGSRLANGLKIDQVRVPFGVVGAIYEARPNVTVDIACLALASGNAGILRGGSAAERSNAVLVSIIRSALDSAGLPADAVQTIDDFGREGASALMQARGFVDVLVPRGSAGLIETVVSSSTVPVIETGAGIVHIVLDRSAREDWAVDIVHNAKVQRPSVCNSVETLLVHADAARRLLPPVLDRLAAAGVTVHGDEATRSIWPAALPASDDEWSTEHLSLDIGVRVVDGLDDAVAHIRRYSTGHTESIITEDLAAAERFLAEVDSAVVMVNASTRFTDGGEFGFGAEVGISTQKLHARGPMGLSELTSTKWIVRGNGQSRS; this is encoded by the coding sequence ATGACCGAAGTGACCGTCGAGACCTCTCTCCTCGAGCGATTCCACGCCGCTCGTGCGGCGTCCATCGCCCTCGCCACGACGACTGGGCTCGAGCGCAGCACAGCTCTCCTCGCGATCGCGGACGCGATAGACGCACGCACCGACGACATCGTGGATGCGAACGGCCTCGACCTCGCCAACGGACGGGAGAACGGTCTCTCGACGGCACTGCTCGATCGGCTGTCGCTTTCTCCGGAACGTGTCGCCTCCTTGTCAGCGTCGGTGCGCGAGATCGCAGCGCTCCCGGATCCGCTCGGTCAGACGGTCAGGGGCTCGCGTCTGGCGAACGGTCTCAAGATCGACCAGGTCCGCGTGCCGTTCGGCGTCGTTGGCGCGATCTACGAGGCACGACCCAACGTGACGGTCGACATCGCCTGCCTGGCCCTCGCGAGCGGAAACGCCGGCATCCTCCGCGGCGGCTCAGCCGCCGAGCGCAGCAATGCCGTGCTCGTCTCGATCATCCGATCGGCCCTCGACTCGGCGGGGCTCCCCGCCGACGCCGTCCAGACCATCGACGACTTCGGGCGGGAGGGTGCGTCGGCCCTCATGCAGGCGCGCGGTTTCGTCGACGTGCTCGTGCCTCGGGGGAGTGCCGGCCTCATCGAGACGGTCGTGTCGTCGTCGACCGTCCCCGTCATCGAGACGGGAGCCGGCATCGTGCACATCGTGCTCGATCGGTCGGCCAGGGAGGACTGGGCCGTCGACATCGTGCACAACGCCAAGGTGCAACGCCCCAGCGTCTGCAACAGCGTGGAGACGCTCCTCGTCCACGCCGACGCCGCGCGGAGGCTCCTGCCTCCCGTGCTCGACCGCCTCGCCGCCGCCGGAGTCACCGTTCACGGGGACGAAGCGACGCGGTCCATCTGGCCCGCCGCTCTACCGGCGAGCGACGACGAGTGGTCGACCGAGCACCTCAGCCTCGACATCGGCGTGCGAGTCGTGGACGGGCTCGACGACGCCGTCGCCCATATCCGTCGCTACTCCACGGGACACACGGAGTCGATCATCACGGAGGATCTGGCCGCGGCCGAACGATTCCTCGCAGAGGTCGACTCGGCCGTCGTCATGGTCAACGCGTCTACACGCTTCACCGACGGAGGCGAGTTCGGCTTCGGCGCCGAGGTGGGCATCTCCACCCAGAAGCTCCACGCTCGCGGCCCGATGGGCCTGTCGGAGCTCACGAGTACCAAATGGATCGTCCGAGGCAACGGTCAGAGTCGCTCCTGA
- a CDS encoding thioredoxin family protein, with the protein MEPLAALSITAAVLAVAAAIAIVLRSTTGRARPGDDSSFAPGQLPGLDVLGRTATLVQFSTEFCSSCPATRRLLQRITSDREELTYLDVDLTHDAELASRLRILQTPTVFVLDRRGRLVSRIGGSPRLDALTDVLDGLSSIPVR; encoded by the coding sequence GTGGAGCCCCTCGCCGCCCTCTCGATCACCGCCGCTGTCCTGGCCGTCGCCGCCGCGATCGCGATCGTCCTCCGTTCGACGACGGGTCGCGCACGACCCGGAGACGACTCGTCGTTCGCACCCGGGCAGTTGCCGGGCCTCGACGTGCTCGGACGGACGGCCACCCTCGTCCAGTTCTCCACGGAGTTCTGCAGCAGCTGCCCCGCGACTCGCCGCTTGCTGCAGAGGATCACCTCGGATCGGGAGGAGCTGACCTACCTCGACGTCGATCTGACGCACGATGCAGAGCTCGCTTCGCGGCTGCGCATCCTGCAGACCCCGACGGTGTTCGTCTTGGATCGTCGGGGCCGGCTCGTATCGCGGATCGGCGGGAGCCCCCGGCTCGATGCCCTCACCGATGTGCTCGACGGGCTGTCCTCGATCCCCGTCCGCTGA